The following is a genomic window from Desulfosoma caldarium.
CGCGCCATACGCTGCAAAGCCTTCCACGACTGGCGCTTTACCTTCGAACAACTCGCCCTGCCGCCCTCCTTGCCGCCAAGGACCGCGCCAATCAAGTGGCCGTCATGGCTCGAGCCCTGGCCAAAACAGACACCCGCATCGTGTTGCGTCTGGGAACGACCATTTCCGCGGCCATGAGGCACAAATCTCGATGGCACAAGGCCGCATGGGCTTTGCCCATTCGCTACTTTTACCCCAAGGCCGATGCCATTGTGGCCGTCTCCCAAGGGGTCGCCCACGACCTTCAAGGCCTCGTGGGTCGTCCTCTGGATTCCCTCATCGTCCTTCCCAACCCGGTGATCACGCCGCACCTGAATGAACAGGCGGCGCAGCCTGTGGGGCATCCTTGGTTTGACGATGAAAACACGCCCGTCGTGGTGGGAATGGGCCGGCTGACCACCCAAAAGGATTTTCCCACCTTGCTTCACGCCTTTCAAAAGGTTCGAACCGCAAGACCATGCCGGCTCATCCTTCTCGGAGATGGTTCTCATCGTCGAAGCCTTGAAACCATGGCCCAGGAACTGGGCATCGCCCGGGATGTCTTTCTGGCTGGGTTCGTTCCCAACCCGTATCCGTACCTTAAAAAAGCGGCCGTTTTTGTCTTGTCGTCCATCTGGGAAGGATCCCCCAACGCTTTGACCGAAGCCATGGCTCTGGGGACACCCGTGGTGGCCACCGATTGCCCCAGCGGTCCACGAGAAATCCTTCAGGACGGCACCGTGGCCCCTCTGGTTCCCATGCGAGATCCCGAAGCCATGGCCCAAGCCATCCTTGACATGCTGGATCACCCGCCCGATAAAGAGCGGCTGCGACAAGCTGTGGAACCCTACACGGTGGAAAACAGTGCCCGCTTGTATCTGAAGGTGCTCTTGGGAGAGCTTCCCTGAGGCCGACGCCACCCGAGGCTGCAGCGAACCCTATGCCACATCCCTTTTGGCAAAAAGGATTCGAAGCGTGTGGAACACTCTGCCGGG
Proteins encoded in this region:
- a CDS encoding glycosyltransferase codes for the protein MSTQPPLTLFLNFSGQGGVERMMLHLAKGLRDLYGGVEIVAVKTRSRYLQTETLSVPLRSLGARHTLQSLPRLALYLRTTRPAALLAAKDRANQVAVMARALAKTDTRIVLRLGTTISAAMRHKSRWHKAAWALPIRYFYPKADAIVAVSQGVAHDLQGLVGRPLDSLIVLPNPVITPHLNEQAAQPVGHPWFDDENTPVVVGMGRLTTQKDFPTLLHAFQKVRTARPCRLILLGDGSHRRSLETMAQELGIARDVFLAGFVPNPYPYLKKAAVFVLSSIWEGSPNALTEAMALGTPVVATDCPSGPREILQDGTVAPLVPMRDPEAMAQAILDMLDHPPDKERLRQAVEPYTVENSARLYLKVLLGELP